Within the Corynebacterium afermentans subsp. lipophilum genome, the region TGGAGATGTAACGTCTCCACCTTCTGTGACGATATACAAAGCTCCCGATGCGCAAAAACTCCCCTCCTGAGCAGAGGAGAGGAAGACTAGAAAACGATGTTGACCAACAGCATGTACAGCGCGGTGCCGGCGAAGATCGATACATCGGCGCGGCGCTTCCACCAGTGCAGCAGCAGGGTGGCCGCGAGGGCGATGAGCGCGGAGGCGAGGTGGGCAGGCGAACCGGCGTGGCCGACGAGGGTGTAGGCGACAAGCACTGTCATCACGCCGACGGGCATGAGCACGGCGAGGAAGTCGATGAACGGGCTGCCCTTGAGCACGCGCAGCATGGAAAAGGGGAGAGCGCGCAGCAGCACGGTGACTACGCCTACAGGTATGAGCACCGCGGCCACCATGCCGAGGGAGACGCCGTCGGGGAGGCCGTAGTTACTCATGGCAGCCGCCAGGTGAGGGTCTCGTCGACGCGCGGGGCCCAGAAACGCAGTAGGAGGACAAGGAAGTAGGACACCAGCGCCACGATGATTACCTGGCCGGGCAGTACCACTGCGGCCGCCAGAGCGAGACCGCCGGCGATCAGGGGAGCGGAGAGGTCGCGGCTGGCCTGGAACGCCTCGAAGGCCAGCACGGCGAACAGGGCGGTCAGGGCGAAGTCGAAACCTTCCACGCCCGCAGGAATGACCGCGCCCGCCAGGGCGCCGACGACGCCGGAGGCCACCCACGCGATCTGGCAAACCACGGAGATGGTTATAAGGCGCGAGCCTGAGGGGCGGTCGCGGAGGGTGGAGGTGATGGCGTAGACCTCGTCGGTGAGCGCGTAGGTGGCGTAGGCGGAGGGTGCGCCGCGGCGGAGCTCCGAGCGCGGGTAGGTCAACCCGTAAAACAGGTGACGGAAGTTCACCATGAACCCCGTGATCGCGGACGAAACGGGGCCGACTCCGGTGAGCACCATGTCGATGGCCAAAAACTCCATCGACCCGGCGTAAATCACGGTGGAGAAAATCGGGGTCCACCACCACGCGAAGCC harbors:
- a CDS encoding branched-chain amino acid transporter permease, producing the protein MSNYGLPDGVSLGMVAAVLIPVGVVTVLLRALPFSMLRVLKGSPFIDFLAVLMPVGVMTVLVAYTLVGHAGSPAHLASALIALAATLLLHWWKRRADVSIFAGTALYMLLVNIVF
- a CDS encoding AzlC family ABC transporter permease, whose protein sequence is MTVSRETSAEIRLGLRDTWLVALGLVPLGLAFGLLMTQSGFAWWWTPIFSTVIYAGSMEFLAIDMVLTGVGPVSSAITGFMVNFRHLFYGLTYPRSELRRGAPSAYATYALTDEVYAITSTLRDRPSGSRLITISVVCQIAWVASGVVGALAGAVIPAGVEGFDFALTALFAVLAFEAFQASRDLSAPLIAGGLALAAAVVLPGQVIIVALVSYFLVLLLRFWAPRVDETLTWRLP